A part of Ktedonobacterales bacterium genomic DNA contains:
- a CDS encoding FAD-dependent oxidoreductase, translated as MAALEQKHYVIIGNGIAGTTAAQTLRKNDPDCSIYLITDEPYPLYNRVSLPRFLQGVLIEQKVMIRNREWHDQQNITLLTETTVTAVDTEGRTVTLHDGRILPYTALLVATGGRANPLHVPGADGTRFIFNFVTLDDTKAIIERALESRCAVTTGGSFIGYEMTEGFNVRKLHVTWLIRGPRWLRTILDDDGGALVDDIARRHGVDVVHGEELREVIADQGVPKQVITTSGKTYDADVIGVGLGITLSTGILQNTPVACKSGIIVNEYLETNVPGVYAAGDVAEFYDPVIERHHTMGTWDNALGHGRIAAANMAGGHEPYIDVPTYTSPLFDTNIAVMGTAEINNPELTSISRTATGERGERNYRKFFFKGNRLVGSVFVGSPKGRKKVVEIIRVGQEFATQAEREGLFDVR; from the coding sequence TTGGCTGCACTGGAACAGAAACACTATGTCATCATCGGCAATGGGATTGCAGGCACCACTGCCGCTCAGACACTGCGCAAGAACGACCCTGACTGCTCCATCTACCTCATCACCGACGAACCCTATCCTTTGTACAACCGTGTCTCGCTGCCGCGCTTCCTTCAGGGGGTGCTCATCGAGCAGAAAGTGATGATCCGCAATCGGGAATGGCACGATCAGCAAAACATTACTCTGCTCACCGAAACCACCGTCACTGCCGTTGATACCGAAGGGCGCACCGTCACCCTCCATGATGGCCGTATCCTGCCCTATACGGCGCTGCTGGTTGCCACTGGCGGGCGCGCCAATCCGCTGCATGTCCCTGGCGCAGACGGGACGCGCTTTATTTTTAATTTCGTGACGCTCGATGATACCAAGGCCATTATCGAGCGCGCCCTCGAATCCCGCTGCGCCGTCACCACAGGTGGCAGCTTCATCGGCTATGAGATGACCGAAGGCTTTAATGTGCGTAAGCTGCACGTCACCTGGCTCATTCGTGGCCCCCGCTGGCTCCGCACCATATTGGACGACGATGGCGGCGCGCTGGTTGATGACATTGCTCGCAGACACGGGGTTGACGTGGTTCATGGCGAAGAACTCCGCGAAGTCATCGCCGATCAGGGCGTTCCGAAACAGGTCATTACCACCAGCGGTAAAACCTATGACGCGGATGTGATTGGCGTCGGACTGGGCATCACGCTCAGCACCGGCATCCTGCAAAACACGCCCGTTGCCTGCAAGTCAGGTATAATCGTCAACGAGTATCTGGAAACCAATGTTCCCGGTGTCTACGCCGCAGGCGACGTAGCCGAGTTTTATGATCCGGTCATCGAACGGCACCATACTATGGGTACCTGGGACAACGCCCTGGGACATGGACGCATCGCCGCCGCCAACATGGCTGGCGGCCACGAGCCGTATATTGATGTGCCTACCTATACCAGCCCACTCTTTGATACCAATATCGCCGTCATGGGGACTGCCGAGATCAACAACCCCGAACTCACCTCCATCAGCCGTACTGCCACCGGAGAGCGGGGCGAACGCAATTACCGCAAGTTCTTCTTTAAGGGCAATCGCCTGGTCGGCTCGGTCTTTGTCGGCTCCCCAAAAGGGCGCAAAAAGGTCGTCGAAATTATTCGGGTTGGTCAGGAATTTGCCACCCAGGCCGAGCGTGAGGGGTTATTTGATGTCCGCTGA
- the pyrH gene encoding UMP kinase, giving the protein MAERTPAFRRILLKLSGEALMGDQGYGIAPVVVQRIAGEIQRVQALGIEMAIVVGGGNIWRGQTAAHGGMDRATADYMGMLATVINALALQDALEQIGLITRVQTGIEMPSVAEPFIRRRATRHLEKGRVVILAAGTGNPYFTTDTAAALRAVELNCQVLLKATKVDGVYDTDPLRNPNARRFTTLNYMQALNMGVQVMDSTAISLCKDNHLPIIVFNLHEPGSIEALVAGEHRGTLVCDPESSLQW; this is encoded by the coding sequence ATGGCCGAAAGAACACCAGCCTTTCGGCGCATCCTGCTGAAGCTCAGCGGAGAAGCGCTGATGGGCGATCAAGGGTATGGCATCGCTCCGGTTGTGGTGCAGCGCATTGCAGGCGAGATTCAGCGCGTGCAGGCGTTAGGGATAGAGATGGCTATCGTCGTTGGCGGCGGCAACATCTGGCGCGGACAAACGGCTGCTCATGGTGGTATGGACCGTGCCACTGCCGACTATATGGGTATGCTCGCCACCGTCATCAACGCTCTGGCGCTGCAAGACGCCCTGGAACAGATTGGATTGATTACGCGCGTGCAGACCGGCATCGAAATGCCATCGGTGGCCGAACCGTTTATTCGCCGCCGCGCTACCCGGCATCTGGAAAAAGGGCGAGTGGTCATCCTGGCAGCGGGAACCGGCAATCCCTACTTCACTACCGATACTGCCGCTGCCCTGCGAGCAGTCGAGTTGAATTGCCAGGTCTTGCTCAAAGCTACCAAAGTAGATGGCGTCTATGATACCGACCCGCTGCGCAATCCCAATGCGCGCCGATTCACGACGTTAAATTACATGCAAGCACTCAATATGGGGGTGCAGGTGATGGACAGCACCGCTATCTCGCTCTGCAAAGATAACCATTTGCCCATCATCGTCTTTAACTTACATGAGCCGGGCAGCATCGAGGCTCTTGTGGCGGGCGAGCATCGTGGAACGCTCGTGTGTGATCCCGAATCGTCTCTACAGTGGTAA
- a CDS encoding CDP-archaeol synthase yields the protein MKQSAPPPSVANPDPGAANDQWRHSLLLRVSTGIPGIAIILGLLWGGGWILFGGLVLIVGAASYEMHRMLTGEGMRPLSLLSLALSLDFLVAAILPAWRTPLIEGGISLLLLLSFTWLLTMRKTLNGSLVDWALTMAVPFYIGWPLSFFLRLRGNQIGPSTGFWWVLVVLVGVWAFDSAAFFTGRFLGRHKLATVISPSKTWEGVIGGIAGGIAVTLLATRPLNVPVYHAIILGLLISVAGQVGDLAESLIKRQTHVKDSSHLIPGHGGMLDRIDSQLFAVVVVYLYASWALPQMLS from the coding sequence ATGAAGCAGTCAGCCCCTCCGCCATCGGTGGCAAACCCCGACCCAGGCGCTGCCAACGACCAATGGAGACACTCGCTGCTGCTGCGGGTATCGACGGGCATTCCTGGCATTGCCATCATCCTGGGCCTCTTATGGGGCGGCGGCTGGATTCTGTTTGGGGGTCTTGTTCTCATTGTGGGCGCGGCATCCTATGAAATGCACCGCATGCTTACCGGCGAAGGCATGCGCCCCCTCAGCCTCCTCAGCCTGGCGCTCAGCCTTGATTTTCTGGTTGCAGCTATCCTGCCCGCCTGGCGTACTCCCCTGATCGAGGGTGGTATCAGCCTCTTGCTGCTCCTGTCATTCACCTGGCTTCTGACGATGCGCAAAACGCTGAATGGTTCGCTCGTAGATTGGGCGCTGACGATGGCGGTACCATTCTATATCGGCTGGCCGCTCAGCTTCTTCCTGCGCCTGCGCGGCAATCAGATTGGTCCCAGCACTGGTTTCTGGTGGGTACTGGTGGTGTTAGTAGGCGTCTGGGCATTTGATAGCGCGGCCTTCTTTACCGGCAGATTTCTGGGGCGGCATAAACTGGCAACCGTGATCAGCCCTAGCAAAACCTGGGAAGGTGTCATAGGAGGCATCGCCGGTGGAATAGCCGTCACCTTGCTTGCAACTCGCCCGTTGAACGTTCCCGTCTATCATGCCATCATCCTGGGCCTGCTTATCAGCGTTGCCGGGCAGGTGGGCGATCTGGCAGAATCGCTCATCAAACGCCAGACACACGTCAAAGACAGCAGCCATCTGATTCCTGGTCATGGTGGCATGCTTGATCGCATAGATAGTCAATTATTCGCAGTAGTTGTAGTCTATCTCTATGCCTCCTGGGCGCTCCCGCAAATGCTCTCTTGA
- a CDS encoding site-2 protease family protein, which yields MSAWYLLAAIPVFGLLVFVHELGHFLTAKWSGIRVEEFGFGFPPRLFGIKRGETIYSLNWIPLGGFVRMPGENGETTDDEGNYDPRSFAAKPAWRRAIVLVAGVTMNAILAFLLFGLAYASGESGYSPVIQSVCASSPAAAAGIQPGDKIISVDGQSTILETDVIQLVQNDINAAPAGAASVPVQITFQDAQGHTQTSVVDARTADLSNTPCQDAQGATIKDKQGTPFTSQGPLGIVFDNTVIATRHYPISQIPGLAVKQAGLMLGGFVDLIRSLFDGAFNIHQVAGPAGIVHFTGEAASLIPQLGWFPLLNLTAFLSLNLAIINILPFPALDGGRLALLGLEVVRRGKRLDPRHEGLIHLVGMAVLLLLVVIITWNDIGAWISQR from the coding sequence ATGAGTGCTTGGTATCTCTTAGCGGCTATTCCGGTCTTTGGTCTGCTCGTCTTTGTCCACGAGTTGGGACACTTCCTCACCGCCAAATGGTCTGGCATCCGCGTGGAAGAATTCGGCTTTGGTTTTCCACCGCGCCTCTTCGGCATCAAGCGCGGCGAGACGATTTACTCGCTCAACTGGATTCCCCTGGGGGGCTTTGTGCGCATGCCAGGGGAAAACGGCGAAACCACCGACGACGAGGGCAATTATGACCCGCGCAGCTTCGCCGCAAAACCGGCCTGGCGGCGCGCTATTGTCCTGGTCGCCGGAGTCACGATGAACGCCATCCTGGCGTTTTTGCTCTTCGGCCTCGCCTACGCCAGCGGCGAAAGCGGCTATAGCCCGGTCATTCAGTCTGTGTGCGCCAGTTCTCCCGCCGCCGCTGCCGGTATACAGCCAGGCGATAAGATCATCAGCGTTGATGGGCAATCAACGATCCTGGAAACCGATGTCATACAGCTTGTTCAGAACGACATCAATGCCGCGCCCGCTGGCGCGGCCAGCGTTCCGGTGCAGATCACGTTTCAGGATGCGCAGGGACATACACAGACGAGTGTTGTTGACGCCAGGACCGCCGACTTGAGTAACACGCCTTGCCAGGACGCTCAAGGCGCTACTATCAAAGATAAACAGGGAACCCCTTTTACCAGCCAGGGGCCGTTGGGCATCGTCTTCGATAATACCGTCATAGCAACTCGCCATTACCCGATCAGCCAGATTCCAGGGCTGGCAGTGAAGCAAGCTGGCCTCATGCTTGGTGGTTTTGTCGACCTGATCCGCAGCCTGTTTGACGGAGCCTTCAATATTCATCAGGTAGCCGGACCTGCGGGCATTGTTCACTTTACCGGTGAGGCCGCCAGCCTGATCCCACAGCTTGGATGGTTCCCACTGCTCAACCTGACGGCTTTTCTGAGTCTGAATCTTGCAATCATTAACATCTTACCTTTCCCCGCGCTCGATGGTGGTCGTCTGGCGCTGTTGGGGCTGGAGGTGGTCCGGCGCGGCAAGCGCCTGGACCCTCGCCATGAAGGGCTGATCCATCTGGTCGGCATGGCGGTCTTACTTTTGCTGGTCGTCATCATCACCTGGAATGACATTGGCGCCTGGATCAGCCAGCGATAA
- a CDS encoding isoprenyl transferase has product MARAISKLFDFLGSRNGTNKQSAKKQEASEQRQVTPQHVAIIMDGNGRWATKRHLPRSFGHKAGVDALRRVVECATDEHVPMLSVYAFSTENWDRPQDEVSGLMRLFWEVIQSDVDRLRRNGVRLRHIGRMEGLAPEIQQAIQHSIEVTRQNTKLAFNVCFNYGGRAELVDAVRQIVAEGLAPEMITEEVISKHLYTKDLPDPDLVIRTASEMRLSNFLIWQAAYSEYYATETLWPDFTREDFLDALNAYSQRQRRFGKVTSAEQQQSVILGPSSAGIR; this is encoded by the coding sequence ATGGCACGGGCAATCTCAAAACTTTTTGATTTTCTTGGTTCCCGCAACGGAACCAACAAACAATCTGCCAAAAAGCAGGAAGCCTCTGAGCAGCGTCAGGTCACCCCTCAGCATGTTGCCATCATCATGGATGGCAACGGGCGCTGGGCCACCAAACGCCACTTGCCGCGCTCGTTCGGCCATAAAGCCGGGGTAGACGCGCTTCGACGGGTGGTGGAGTGCGCCACTGACGAACACGTTCCCATGCTCAGCGTGTACGCTTTTTCCACCGAGAACTGGGATCGCCCTCAAGATGAGGTGAGCGGCCTGATGCGCCTCTTCTGGGAAGTCATTCAGTCCGATGTTGATCGGCTCAGACGCAATGGGGTACGTCTGCGCCATATTGGGCGAATGGAAGGGCTTGCGCCTGAGATTCAGCAAGCTATTCAGCATTCAATCGAAGTCACCAGGCAGAATACGAAACTTGCCTTCAACGTCTGCTTTAACTATGGTGGGCGGGCTGAATTAGTGGATGCTGTGAGGCAGATCGTCGCCGAGGGTCTGGCCCCTGAAATGATTACCGAAGAAGTAATTAGCAAACACCTCTACACGAAAGACCTGCCCGACCCTGATCTGGTCATTCGCACCGCCAGTGAAATGCGCCTCAGCAACTTTTTAATCTGGCAGGCGGCATACAGCGAATACTACGCCACAGAAACTCTCTGGCCCGACTTCACCCGCGAAGATTTCCTTGACGCCCTGAACGCCTACAGCCAGCGCCAGCGGCGCTTTGGCAAAGTCACATCAGCCGAACAACAACAATCCGTAATCTTAGGGCCATCAAGCGCCGGGATCCGCTAG
- the frr gene encoding ribosome recycling factor, which translates to MPADLFSDVEHRMKMAVDALHRELATVRTGRASPALIEGLKVEYYGAPTPLNQVASIHATDARTLTIQPWDRKTLGDIEKAILKSDLGLNPNNDGQVIRLIIPPLTEERRREMVKMVHKKVEDGKIAVRNCRRDGQDHLRAQEKRKEISEDELKRGTDRLQKLTDRYIDEMDKVGHAKETEIMEV; encoded by the coding sequence ATGCCCGCAGATCTTTTCAGCGATGTTGAACACCGCATGAAGATGGCTGTAGACGCGCTGCACCGCGAGCTTGCCACAGTGCGCACTGGCCGCGCCAGCCCTGCCCTGATCGAAGGGTTAAAAGTCGAGTATTATGGCGCCCCTACACCATTGAATCAAGTTGCCAGTATCCATGCAACAGACGCGCGTACTTTGACCATCCAGCCCTGGGACCGCAAGACCCTTGGCGATATTGAGAAAGCCATCCTGAAATCCGACCTGGGGCTGAATCCCAACAACGATGGGCAGGTCATTCGTCTCATCATTCCCCCCTTGACCGAAGAGCGCCGCCGCGAGATGGTAAAAATGGTACATAAAAAAGTGGAAGATGGCAAAATCGCGGTGCGCAACTGTCGGCGCGATGGACAAGACCATCTGCGCGCCCAGGAAAAGCGCAAGGAAATCTCTGAAGATGAGTTGAAGCGAGGCACTGATCGCCTTCAGAAGCTCACTGACCGCTATATTGACGAGATGGACAAAGTCGGCCACGCGAAAGAGACTGAAATTATGGAAGTCTAA
- a CDS encoding elongation factor Ts encodes MEYTVKDIQRLRETTGAGPLDCKKALEEATSFENAVAWLEEKGKKRAEKIAGQDRETRQGYIAAYTHFAGNLGALVELNCSTDFVSRNDEFRALGAELALQVAAMDPKYITLEEIPAEVAEDKTPKELESMALMTQPWFKDEKVKIADLINDLIRKTGENIIVRRFVRFKLGE; translated from the coding sequence ATGGAATATACTGTCAAAGATATTCAGCGGCTCCGCGAAACAACTGGCGCTGGTCCACTCGATTGCAAAAAAGCCCTCGAAGAGGCCACCAGCTTTGAAAATGCCGTCGCATGGCTGGAGGAAAAGGGCAAGAAGCGCGCTGAGAAGATCGCCGGACAGGACCGCGAAACCCGCCAGGGCTATATCGCCGCTTACACCCATTTCGCCGGAAACCTGGGCGCGCTGGTAGAACTCAATTGCAGCACCGACTTTGTTTCTCGTAACGACGAGTTTCGCGCCCTCGGCGCCGAACTGGCGCTCCAGGTTGCAGCAATGGACCCGAAATATATCACGCTCGAAGAGATACCGGCTGAGGTTGCCGAAGACAAAACTCCCAAGGAACTGGAATCTATGGCGCTCATGACGCAGCCCTGGTTCAAAGACGAGAAAGTCAAGATCGCCGACCTCATCAACGACTTGATCCGCAAGACCGGCGAAAATATCATCGTTCGCCGCTTCGTGCGCTTCAAGCTAGGCGAGTAA
- a CDS encoding NAD(P)H-binding protein, with amino-acid sequence MILITGSTGFVGRHLVKRLVAEGEKPRCLARSQQKAAQVLPIEKVEVAVGDTTRLGTLEPAMRGIETLVHSAFVTADIKERRDVSYQGVNVEGTRNVVEAAQRAGVKKIVLVSGLGTKPDKPGSYMQGRYLAEQYVKTSGLAWSIIQPSIQFGAQAAFFKGLADLIRTAPVAPIIGTSQRKFQPIWVEDVAQCLMKQIREESRSGKTYVVGGPEQFTYGEILDMLANALGKKRLKAPMPMPLAYLGAAVMQTVLPRPPITTAALTLFTFEQTTDLTAVEREFGFQPLSWRAYLAEHGVD; translated from the coding sequence ATGATACTGATTACCGGATCAACCGGCTTTGTGGGGCGTCATCTGGTCAAGCGGCTGGTGGCCGAAGGCGAGAAGCCGCGCTGCCTGGCTCGCAGCCAGCAGAAAGCCGCACAGGTGTTACCCATCGAGAAGGTCGAAGTGGCTGTTGGGGATACAACCAGGCTCGGTACCCTGGAACCAGCCATGCGAGGCATTGAAACGCTGGTACACAGCGCGTTCGTCACCGCCGACATCAAGGAAAGGCGCGATGTCAGCTACCAGGGCGTCAACGTTGAGGGTACCAGGAATGTCGTTGAGGCGGCGCAGCGCGCCGGGGTCAAGAAAATTGTCCTGGTCAGCGGCCTGGGAACCAAACCAGACAAACCAGGCAGCTATATGCAGGGGCGTTACCTGGCGGAGCAATATGTCAAAACGAGTGGGCTGGCCTGGTCTATCATCCAACCTTCCATCCAATTTGGCGCCCAGGCTGCCTTCTTTAAGGGCCTGGCTGACTTGATTCGCACCGCGCCAGTGGCGCCCATCATCGGAACCAGCCAGCGCAAGTTTCAGCCTATCTGGGTGGAAGACGTAGCGCAGTGCCTTATGAAGCAAATCCGCGAAGAGAGCCGCAGCGGCAAAACCTACGTGGTGGGCGGCCCTGAGCAGTTTACCTATGGGGAAATCCTGGATATGCTGGCAAACGCCCTGGGCAAAAAACGTCTGAAAGCCCCCATGCCTATGCCGCTGGCCTACCTGGGAGCAGCCGTGATGCAGACGGTCTTGCCCCGGCCACCCATTACCACCGCCGCGCTCACCCTGTTCACCTTCGAGCAAACTACCGACCTCACCGCCGTCGAGCGCGAGTTCGGCTTTCAGCCGCTCTCCTGGCGCGCCTACCTGGCAGAGCATGGGGTTGATTAG
- the ispG gene encoding flavodoxin-dependent (E)-4-hydroxy-3-methylbut-2-enyl-diphosphate synthase encodes MRRKTRQIHVGSVPIGGDAPIAVQSMTTTYTRDIESTVAQIQRLQDVGCELVRVAVPEKSDAAALGEIKRRIAIPLIADIHYNHHLALEAIQQGVDCIRINPGNLVGGRDSFREVLDACKARGIAMRIGVNSGSIDALDQRGQEMKRIQVRLRDDGVLERTDPAEQRRQEREHLAERMVNKALEYASWCEEEDYHEFKISLKSSNVLTAVEAYRRIAARCDYPLHLGITEAGTLVTGAVKSAVGLGLLLAEGIGDTIRVSLTADPEEEIPVAYEILRSLDLRQRGVTFVSCPSCGRVEIDLLEIANEVERRLAKVQTPIQVAVMGCVVNGPGESRDADVGLAGGRGRGVIFRKGEVVKTVPESEFLEAVLKEVASLLPESEAKLVYPGDGQLGPVSGGRTRATGVSGKQLPVLQ; translated from the coding sequence ATGCGTCGTAAGACTCGGCAAATCCACGTAGGGAGCGTACCCATTGGTGGCGACGCCCCGATTGCCGTCCAATCCATGACCACCACCTATACCCGCGACATAGAGAGCACCGTTGCGCAGATTCAGCGCCTTCAGGACGTGGGCTGCGAACTGGTGCGCGTGGCTGTTCCTGAAAAATCAGACGCCGCTGCTCTTGGCGAAATCAAGCGTCGGATCGCTATCCCGCTGATCGCGGATATTCATTATAACCATCATCTCGCGCTGGAAGCCATCCAGCAGGGCGTTGACTGTATTCGCATTAATCCGGGTAATCTGGTTGGCGGGCGCGACTCCTTCAGAGAAGTGCTGGATGCCTGTAAAGCGCGGGGTATCGCTATGCGCATTGGCGTCAACTCCGGCTCCATTGACGCCCTCGATCAGCGCGGCCAGGAAATGAAACGCATTCAAGTGCGCCTGCGCGACGATGGCGTACTGGAGCGCACCGACCCTGCCGAGCAGCGCCGCCAGGAGCGCGAACATCTGGCCGAGCGCATGGTCAACAAGGCGCTGGAATATGCAAGCTGGTGCGAAGAAGAGGATTACCACGAGTTTAAGATTTCACTCAAATCCTCCAACGTGCTGACAGCCGTAGAAGCCTATCGCCGTATCGCCGCTCGCTGCGATTATCCGCTGCACCTGGGCATTACCGAGGCAGGCACCCTGGTCACAGGCGCAGTCAAGTCTGCGGTTGGACTCGGCCTCTTGCTGGCCGAAGGCATCGGCGATACCATCCGCGTCTCGCTGACCGCCGATCCAGAAGAAGAGATTCCGGTGGCCTATGAAATCCTACGCTCGCTTGATTTACGTCAGCGCGGAGTGACGTTTGTCTCCTGCCCTTCCTGTGGTCGGGTCGAGATTGACCTGCTGGAGATTGCCAACGAGGTCGAACGCAGGCTCGCCAAAGTGCAGACACCCATCCAGGTTGCTGTCATGGGCTGCGTTGTCAACGGCCCAGGTGAATCGCGCGATGCCGATGTCGGCCTGGCTGGCGGGCGTGGGCGCGGCGTCATCTTCCGCAAGGGCGAGGTTGTGAAAACCGTCCCCGAAAGCGAGTTTCTGGAGGCGGTTCTCAAAGAAGTTGCCAGTCTGCTCCCCGAAAGCGAAGCAAAGCTCGTTTATCCTGGCGATGGGCAGCTTGGTCCGGTCAGCGGCGGGCGCACGCGCGCCACTGGCGTGAGTGGCAAGCAGCTTCCAGTCCTCCAATAA
- the dxr gene encoding 1-deoxy-D-xylulose-5-phosphate reductoisomerase, translated as MLGSTGSIGRQTLDVARCFPDHFTIVALAARNNIALLAEQVNEFQPALVACAADTPEAETLAKQLLPQALRGIEGLEAVATSINVDILVAATSGLIGLRPTLAAIHAGKTIALANKETLVMAGHLATASAEAAGVDILPVDSEHSAIWQCLRGESRAEVARLIITASGGPFRNTPLEEQRQVTIAQAMAHPTWRMGPKITIDSATLMNKGLEVLEARWLFGLSYDQIEVVVHPQSIVHSMVEFVDGSIKMQAGLPSMRLPIQVALSAPYRLNNTDTGLVRPLQWPEVGALNFEALDPQRFPCFRLAREVGARGGSYPSALVGADEEAVALFLAGHISFTQIAELIERVLERHTPIANPDVDAILNVCAWAQRTCRELVVGTDLGVKT; from the coding sequence GTGCTTGGCAGCACCGGATCAATTGGCCGACAAACGTTGGACGTGGCGCGCTGTTTCCCCGATCATTTCACCATCGTAGCCCTGGCGGCCCGCAACAATATCGCGCTGCTGGCTGAGCAAGTCAACGAGTTTCAGCCAGCCCTGGTTGCCTGCGCTGCCGATACCCCCGAAGCGGAGACCCTGGCAAAGCAGCTACTCCCACAGGCGCTGCGAGGCATAGAAGGCTTAGAAGCCGTTGCGACCTCTATCAATGTTGATATACTCGTCGCCGCCACCTCCGGGCTGATTGGCCTGCGCCCAACGCTGGCCGCCATTCACGCGGGCAAAACCATCGCGCTTGCCAACAAAGAGACACTGGTGATGGCAGGGCATCTGGCAACGGCCAGCGCCGAAGCGGCTGGAGTAGACATCCTGCCGGTAGACAGCGAACACAGCGCCATCTGGCAGTGCCTGCGTGGCGAATCGCGCGCCGAAGTTGCCCGATTGATCATCACCGCCTCTGGCGGGCCGTTCAGAAACACCCCCTTGGAGGAACAACGCCAGGTGACAATAGCCCAGGCGATGGCGCATCCCACCTGGCGTATGGGGCCGAAGATCACGATTGACTCCGCTACCCTCATGAACAAAGGGCTGGAGGTTCTGGAGGCCCGCTGGCTCTTCGGCCTATCCTATGACCAGATTGAAGTGGTGGTCCATCCGCAGAGCATTGTGCATTCAATGGTGGAATTCGTTGATGGCTCAATCAAGATGCAGGCGGGCCTTCCCTCAATGCGCCTGCCGATTCAGGTTGCCCTGAGCGCGCCCTATCGCCTTAATAATACTGACACTGGCCTGGTGCGCCCCCTCCAGTGGCCGGAGGTTGGCGCCCTCAATTTTGAGGCGCTCGATCCTCAGCGTTTCCCCTGCTTCCGGCTCGCCCGCGAAGTCGGCGCGCGCGGCGGCAGCTATCCATCTGCTCTGGTAGGGGCCGATGAAGAGGCTGTTGCGCTGTTCCTGGCCGGACACATCTCCTTCACGCAGATTGCTGAACTCATCGAGCGCGTGCTGGAGCGTCATACGCCAATTGCAAACCCTGATGTTGATGCTATTCTGAATGTGTGTGCCTGGGCGCAGCGGACATGCCGCGAGCTGGTGGTTGGCACTGATCTGGGAGTGAAAACATGA
- the rpsB gene encoding 30S ribosomal protein S2, which produces MANIVSMKQLLEAGVHFGHQTRRWNPKMKPFIFAERNGIHIIDLQQTVSRLNEAYKFVAAITEEGESILFVGTKKQAQEAVEQEAKRCGMFYVNQRWLGGMLTNFQTIQTRIRYLKDLQARKERGEFERLPKKEAQRLEEQMARLDRTLGGIKDMRRLPAAIFAVDTRKEHTAVLEARRLEIPVIALADTNCDPDEMDYPIPANDDAIRAVRLLCTKIADAALEGRLRLEAQRKDQEPAGEEGAIAEVEEELGAPPTTPEAAPEATPEAESSPPEPELVSEEAH; this is translated from the coding sequence TTGGCAAACATCGTTTCCATGAAACAGCTCTTAGAAGCTGGGGTCCATTTTGGACATCAGACCCGCCGCTGGAACCCCAAAATGAAGCCGTTTATCTTTGCGGAGCGCAATGGCATCCACATCATTGATCTCCAGCAAACAGTTAGCCGCCTGAACGAAGCCTACAAGTTTGTCGCTGCCATCACCGAAGAGGGGGAAAGCATCCTTTTTGTTGGCACCAAAAAGCAGGCGCAAGAGGCAGTCGAGCAGGAAGCCAAACGCTGCGGCATGTTCTATGTGAACCAGCGCTGGCTGGGTGGCATGCTCACGAACTTCCAGACGATCCAGACCCGCATCCGCTATCTGAAAGACCTGCAAGCTCGCAAAGAGCGCGGAGAATTCGAGCGCCTGCCCAAGAAAGAGGCGCAGCGCCTCGAAGAACAAATGGCCCGCCTGGACCGAACCCTGGGTGGTATTAAAGACATGCGCCGCCTGCCAGCCGCTATATTCGCGGTAGATACGCGCAAAGAACACACCGCTGTGCTTGAGGCGCGTCGTCTTGAAATCCCGGTGATCGCGCTGGCCGATACCAATTGCGATCCAGATGAGATGGATTATCCGATCCCGGCAAACGATGACGCTATCCGCGCAGTGCGCTTGCTCTGTACCAAGATCGCCGATGCCGCTCTGGAGGGTCGCCTCCGGCTTGAGGCACAGCGCAAAGACCAGGAGCCAGCCGGGGAAGAGGGAGCCATCGCAGAGGTTGAAGAAGAGTTGGGCGCCCCCCCAACGACACCCGAAGCAGCGCCCGAAGCGACACCCGAAGCCGAGTCATCGCCTCCAGAGCCAGAACTGGTTTCCGAGGAGGCTCATTAA
- a CDS encoding nuclear transport factor 2 family protein, protein MSADELKQLLDELSNRWRNRDAQGAAELFSENAIYSEPPAHELRGRPAIASFFRTFFANHYAIEFGFSRILIGEGEAAAEWSFHYFRASDGRPRRLTGIVFIDAAAGRIHFWRSFSARLE, encoded by the coding sequence ATGTCCGCTGATGAATTGAAGCAGCTACTCGACGAACTCAGCAACCGCTGGCGCAACAGAGACGCGCAGGGCGCAGCCGAACTCTTCAGTGAGAACGCCATCTACTCCGAGCCACCGGCTCATGAGTTACGTGGCCGACCAGCCATCGCCAGTTTTTTCCGTACTTTTTTCGCCAACCACTATGCCATCGAATTTGGCTTTAGCCGCATCTTGATTGGCGAAGGCGAGGCAGCCGCCGAGTGGTCCTTTCATTACTTTCGCGCCAGCGATGGCCGCCCAAGACGGCTCACAGGCATCGTCTTTATTGACGCAGCCGCAGGGCGCATTCACTTCTGGCGAAGTTTCTCCGCGCGCCTGGAATAA